In Erigeron canadensis isolate Cc75 chromosome 1, C_canadensis_v1, whole genome shotgun sequence, a single window of DNA contains:
- the LOC122583124 gene encoding metal tolerance protein 4-like, producing MEGGTEPLLSPGTPVAGRRGRRLSRKYSVNSLRSDFLLRLPDKVRTTIDLESLSPSSKSSLSLTQGEKEYYEKQFATLKSFEEVDAIVSSDGIDEEDLDEQMQQERAMKISNYANILLLAFKIFATVETGSIAIAASTLDSLLDLMAGGILWFTHLSMQRVNIYKYPIGKLRVQPVGIIIFAAIMATLGFQVLIQAAEQLVEHNPPEKMSSLQLLWLYIIMITASVVKLVLWVYCKSSGNEIVRAYAKDHYFDVVTNVVGLVAAVLGDKFYWGIDPFGAIILAVYTIINWSGTVLENAVSLVGQSAPPEVLQKLTYLVTRHPEVKRVDTIRAYTFGVLYFVEVDIELPEDLLLKEAHAIGETLQIKIEKLPEVERAFVHLDFECDHKPEHNVLTRLPNSDP from the exons ATGGAGGGAGGAACCGAACCGTTGTTATCTCCGGGGACACCTGTCGCCGGGCGCCGTGGACGGCGTCTGAGTCGGAAATACTCAGTGAACTCACTGAGAAGCGACTTCTTACTTCGATTACCAGATAAAGTCCGTACAACTATTGATCTAGAATCTTTATCTCCTTCTTCTAAATCATCACTTTCCCTGACTCaag gtgAAAAGGAATACTATGAAAAACAGTTTGCGACATTGAAGTCATTTGAGGAAGTTGATGCAATTGTATCGTCTGACGGAATTGATGAAGAAGATTTAGATGAACAGATGCAACAGGAAAGAGCTATGAAGATTTCTAATTATGCTAATATTTTGTTACTTGCATTTAAg ATCTTTGCTACAGTAGAAACTGGATCAATTGCCATAGCTGCATCCACACTTGATTCGTTACTTGATCTGATGGCTGGTGGTATTCTTTGGTTTACTCACTTGTCTATGCAACGCGTTAACATATACAAGTATCCTATTGGTAAACTGAGGGTGCAGCCTGTTGGAATCATTATCTTTGCTGCAATAATGGCTACACTTG gtttTCAGGTACTTATTCAGGCTGCAGAACAATTAGTAGAACATAACCCTCCTGAAAAAATGTCATCTCTTCAGTTGTTATGGTTATACATTATCATGATAACCGCATCAGTTGTTAAACTTGTCTTATGGGTGTACTGTAAAAGTTCAGGAAATGAGATCGTTCGTGCCTATGCCAAG GATCATTACTTTGATGTAGTAACAAACGTTGTTGGATTAGTTGCTGCTGTTCTTGGCGATAAATTTTACTGGGGGATTGATCCTTTCGGCGCTATTATTCTTGCTGtatatacaattataaactGGTCCGGAACTGTTCTGGAAAATGCTG TTTCATTAGTTGGTCAATCTGCACCTCCTGAAGTCCTGCAAAAACTTACTTATCTTGTTACAAGGCATCCTGAAGTGAAGCGAGTGGACACAATCCGggcatacacatttggagttcTTTACTTTGTGGAG GTCGATATTGAGCTCCCAGAAGatcttttattaaaagaagCTCATGCAATTGGAGAAACACTGCAAATTAAGATTGAAAAACTTCCTGAGGTTGAACGTGCTTTTGTCCATCTAGACTTTGAATGTGACCACAAACCGGAGCACAATGTTCTGACCAGACTTCCCAACAGTGACCCATGA
- the LOC122582519 gene encoding protein SPA, chloroplastic: protein MLSLCLCPSSSLSSMACHSSLIHAPLLSSSSHLFCSSFINLTQYIPIIINPNHKTPLLSAASFYSNFHPLKPQLHFDPILLLYTSGGGGFKPPLDTQTFLATISVLVAISLSLFLGLKGDPVPCEKCAGNGGTKCVFCNDGKMKLETGSVECKVCKGAGLILCKKCAGSGYSKRL from the exons ATGTTATCCCTTTGTTTGtgtccatcatcatcattatcatccatGGCTTGTCACTCATCATTAATCCATGCTCCATTGTTGTCATCTTCGTCACACTTGTTCTGCTCTTCTTTTATAAACCTAACCCAATACATCCCAATTATCATAAACCCAAATCATAAAACCCCCCTTTTGTCAGCAGCTTCTTTTTATTCCAATTTCCATCCTTTAAAACCACAACTTCATTTTGATcccattttattattatacacaAGTGGTGGCGGTGGGTTTAAACCCCCTTTGGATACTCAAACATTTCTTGCCACAATTAGTGTTTTGGTTGCTATTTCACTCTCActgtttcttggtctcaag GGAGACCCAGTTCCTTGTGAGAAATGTGCTGGCAATG GTGGCACCAAATGTGTTTTCTGTAACGATGGGAAGATGAAGCTGGAAACGGGATCAGTTGAGTGTAAAGTATGCAAGGGTGCAG GATTGATACTCTGCAAGAAGTGTGCAGGTTCTGGATATTCAAAACGCTTATGA
- the LOC122596068 gene encoding receptor-like protein EIX1 → MGSRRFISWQCSKGFALHVLDEYSIAKAPSPHLHVAGFEPETPSESISTTTANFLGNQLVKVNNIKCADNERRDLLNIKSLLRDPFDEFSTWNVKEEEDCCKWDGIKCNDQTGHVTELNLAPWGLEGEISPSLFNLTHLTHLYLSFNSFNGTVPESIGYLTELRVLDLSYNSFSGTIPDETIPSEFGNLTNLQSLRLDDLGKCRVENINWLSRLSNLETLNMKGVSLAKADHWVDAIAGLQNLTSLYLEGCNLSQVMHPYSYSSHVNSSSNIRILDLQNNNLNSSMYPWLYPLTSNNRLEYLLLDGNKLDEFPKYLGNLCNLTHLYFNHNSALVRFSDFLKALSAGCTSDTLTNLEASSSHFTGSISDDIQHFSSLERLYLGQNLLNGTISEMLWVLPNLKILNVSSNSLKGTIFGKTGRSMLWYMDFSNNLLQGVLSKSRMSNLSNVAHLDLSSCRLGPRFPKWIQTFKNQTSLIHLNIANTEISDTIPTDFWDTLPSQLTYLNLSSNNIIGKAPDLFSSSHSVSSIDLSSNNFYGPIANVPSTITILDLSKNKFDGGISFLCQLADEHLYYLDLSHNKFTGQIPNCLWNLTKLVVLNLGNNHLFGRLPTSIGSMNELEVLYLYNNGFSGDLPMSLKNCTKLTFLNLGANKFSGNIPVWIGENLLGLYVLSLTSNNFIGPIPLQFCHLVNLQILDLSTNNLNGIIPSCVNNFTAMVQKGFLSTHNIHQYINPMFKSLSIISNSYKVDYADRAMIQWQGNIREFSSNIRLLRSIDLSSNNLTGKIPNELTDLTALLALNLSNNAFLGQIPQKIDHLKELQILDLSSNNISGALPSTMSQINFLNYLDVSYNNLSGRIPRSTQLQSFEPSRYIGNAGLCGPPLTKNCAGDEELQVPATVGEGKGEDEGIDEVEGWFYIGGATGFAVGFGTVCTALLLNRHGRLTFSHFIDTLGAWVNVKVDVVFVAISKGRK, encoded by the exons ATGGGCTCACGCCGGTTCATCTCTTGGCAATGCTCTAAAGGGTTTGCTCTTCATGTGTTAGATGAGTATAGCATTGCTAAGGccccctcaccacatttgcatgtggcagGATTCGAACCAGAGACCCCCTCAGAAAGTAT TAGTACAACTACCGCTAATTTCCTTGGCAACCAACTGGTAAAAGTGAATAACATCAAGTGCGCCGATAACGAGAGACGTGATCTCCTTAACATCAAATCTCTTCTTCGAGACCCTTTTGACGAATTCTCTACATGGAAcgtaaaagaagaagaagactgcTGCAAATGGGATGGAATCAAGTGCAATGACCAAACAGGTCATGTCACAGAGCTTAACTTGGCCCCATGGGGTCTCGAAGGTGAGATCAGCCCTTCATTGTTTAACTTAACCCACTTGACTCATCTTTACCTTAGTTTTAATTCTTTCAATGGAACCGTTCCCGAATCCATCGGTTACTTGACTGAGTTAAGGGTTCTTGACCTTTCCTACAATTCTTTTAGTGGAACTATTCCAGA TGAGACCATTCCTTCAGAATTTGGAAACCTCACAAATTTGCAATCTCTCCGGCTAGATGATCTTGGAAAATGCAGAGTTGAAAACATAAATTGGTTGTCTCGTTTGTCTAATTTAGAGACCCTTAATATGAAAGGGGTTTCTCTAGCCAAAGCAGATCATTGGGTAGATGCAATTGCAGGCCTCCAAAATCTAACAAGCTTATATTTGGAGGGCTGCAACCTCTCACAGGTCATGCATCCATATTCTTATTCGTCTCATGTCAACTCTTCTTCTAATATTCGTATCCTTGATCTCCAAAACAACAATCTCAACTCATCCATGTATCCTTGGTTGTACCCATTAACTAGCAATAACAGACTTGAATATCTTTTACTGGATGGAAACAAGTTGGATGAATTCCCAAAATATCTTGGAAATCTCTGTAATTTAACACACTTATATTTCAACCACAACTCTGCACTCGTCAGATTTTCTGATTTTCTAAAAGCATTGTCTGCTGGATGCACATCAGATACATTAACAAACTTAGAGGCTTCAAGTAGCCACTTTACAGGGTCAATATCTGACGACATCCAACACTTCTCATCCCTAGAACGATTATACCTAGGTCAGAATCTGTTAAATGGAACAATAAGTGAAATGTTGTGGGTACTACCCAACCTTAAAATTCTAAATGTCTCTTCCAATTCTCTTAAAGGTACTATCTTTGGAAAGACGGGGAGGTCAATGCTTTGGTATATGGATTTTTCAAATAACTTGCTTCAAGGAGTTCTTTCCAAAAGTCGCATGTCAAATCTATCTAACGTTGCACATCTTGATTTGAGCTCATGTAGACTAGGTCCTCGCTTCCCCAAATGGATtcaaacatttaaaaatcaaaCCTCTCTAATACATCTTAACATAGCCAATACTGAGATTTCAGACACAATTCCCACGGACTTTTGGGACACTCTGCCTTCCCAGTTAACATATTTGAATCTCTCATCCAACAACATCATTGGGAAAGCACCAGATTTATTCTCAAGTTCTCACAGTGTATCGTCAATAGATTTGAGTTCCAACAACTTTTACGGTCCAATAGCAAATGTTCCTTCCACTATAACAATACTAGATCTTTCCAAAAACAAGTTCGATGGAGGAATTTCGTTTCTGTGCCAGCTTGCTGATGAGCATTTATACTATCTTGATCTCTCACACAACAAATTCACAGGGCAAATCCCAAATTGTTTGTGGAATTTGACAAAACTCGTAGTTCTAAATCTAGGAAACAACCACCTATTCGGAAGGCTTCCCACTTCTATTGGGTCTATGAATGAACTTGAGGTGTTGTATCTATACAACAATGGCTTCTCCGGAGATTTACCTATGTCATTAAAGAATTGCACCAAGTTAACCTTTTTGAATTTAGGGGCAAACAAGTTTTCGGGTAATATCCCTGTTTGGATTGGGGAGAATTTATTAGGGTTGTATGTTCTGAGCCTAACATCAAACAATTTCATTGGACCCATCCCATTACAATTTTGTCACCTTGTAAATCTTCAAATCCTAGATTTGTCGACGAACAATCTCAATGGGATCATCCCCTCATGTGTCAATAATTTTACTGCCATGGTTCAAAAAGGTTTCTTATCGACACACAACATACACCAATATATAAATCCAATGTTTAAGTCATTGAGTATTATTTCAAACTCCTACAAAGTTGATTATGCTGATCGTGCAATGATCCAGTGGCAAGGAAATATACGTGAATTCAGCAGCAATATCAGATTGTTGCGGAGCATTGATCTATCAAGCAACAATCTTACAGGAAAAATCCCCAATGAACTAACCGATCTCACGGCATTGCTGGCACTGAACTTGTCAAATAATGCTTTCCTTGGACAGATTCCACAGAAAATTGATCATCTGAAGGAACTTCAAATTTTGGATTTGTCTAGCAACAATATTTCAGGAGCGTTACCATCAACCATGTCTcagattaattttttaaattatctagATGTGTCGTATAATAACTTGTCAGGGAGGATTCCAAGGAGCACTCAACTCCAATCCTTTGAACCTTCAAGGTACATTGGTAATGCAGGACTATGTGGCCCTCCGTTGACCAAAAATTGTGCAGGAGATGAAGAATTACAAGTACCAGCCACCGTTGGTGAAGGCAAGGGTGAGGATGAAGGCATAGATGAAGTTGAGGGATGGTTTTATATTGGCGGGGCTACCGGTTTTGCCGTAGGATTTGGGACAGTATGTACTGCGTTACTTCTCAACCGCCATGGGAGACTTACTTTCTCTCACTTTATTGATACCTTGGGAGCCTGGGTTAATGTTAAGGTGGATGTGGTATTCGTAGCAATTTCAAAAGGCAGGAAATAA
- the LOC122596078 gene encoding receptor-like protein EIX2, giving the protein MRSDKERQSLLDFKAGLQDPFDHNCIAAWGTTGKEDVDDDDCCNWWGIACNNQTGHVTELQLNGCGLKGEISPSLLDLTYLTHLYLSDNHFNGSLPNSIGSLLTQLTHLEVSWNSLSGTIPNSIGSLTQLVYLDLSGNSFSGSILESICSLNKLRELRLYDNSFNGTIPNCIGSLTELTYLNLYSNSFSGNIPEAIGSLTELTYLDLSNNSLSGNIPQEFGNIVKLEKLYLNKLGRCSVEDITWLSRLSHLEILYMNGISLAKADHWVDAILSLQNLTFLSLDGCDLSQVTHPYSFSSSHVNSSSSSSSSSSNIRYLDLRNNNLNSSTYLWLYPLTTNNLYTLDLSGNKLDQIPTYLGNLCNLTRLFFDNNSALVTFSDFLKTLSGGCTSSALYHLNASSSQFTGSISDDIQNFLSLGQLYLAHNQLNGTISDKMRELPMLQRLDISSNSLRGTVIEKLGKSRLKYINFSVNNFSGKASDLLSAFNGSSVLDLSSNNFYGLVTKVSSTLNVLNLSQNKFYGGISFLCQTVDWHLNYLDLSYNSFYGQIPDCLWHLKELKVLNLAHNNLFGRLPASIEYLIQLEVLYLYNNNFSGEVPLSLRNFTKLAFLDLGANKFSNNMPDWIGENLLGLYVLSLGSNDFFGPIPSQFCQLANLQILDLSANNLNGTIPSCINNLTSMVQRGSLSAHNIHIYEIFETGSSYETDDYTDRAIVQWQGIRREFMTNTLRLLKMIDLSSNNLKGQIPNKVTDLHGLVALNLSKNALCGEIPHKIGEMNDLLTLDISRNHFSGGIPSSISEMTLLNFLNVSYNNLSGRIPSGTQLQTFNATSYTGNAKLCGLPLSKYCPGDKELRVPSPIGESDKDESDRRFYIGGAVGFAIGFWTVCVTLLVIRRGRHTFFHFMDTLENLVYVKVLVFKAKF; this is encoded by the coding sequence ATGCGCAGTGATAAGGAGAGACAATCTCTCCTTGATTTCAAAGCTGGCCTTCAAGACCCCTTTGATCATAATTGTATCGCTGCCTGGGGAACTACTGGAAAGGAAGATGTTGATGACGATGATTGCTGTAACTGGTGGGGAATCGCGTGCAACAACCAAACCGGTCATGTCACAGAGCTTCAATTAAATGGTTGTGGTCTTAAAGGTGAGATTAGCCCATCATTGCTTGACTTAACCTACTTGACTCATCTTTACCTTTCTGATAATCATTTTAATGGAAGCCTTCCCAACTCCATTGGTTCATTATTGACTCAATTAACTCATCTTGAGGTTAGTTGGAATTCTTTAAGTGGAACCATTCCCAACTCCATTGGTTCATTGACCCAACTAGTGTACCTTGACCTTTCTGGTAATTCTTTTAGTGGGTCCATTCTCGAGTCCATTTGTTCCTTGAATAAATTAAGGGAACTTCGCCTTTATGATAATTCCTTTAATGGAACCATTCCCAACTGCATTGGTTCCTTGACTGAATTAACATACCTCAACCTTTACTCTAATTCTTTTAGTGGAAACATACCCGAGGCCATTGGTTCATTGACCGAATTGACTTACCTTGACCTTTCTAACAATTCTCTTAGCGGAAACATTCCTCAAGAATTTGGAAACATCGTAAAATTGGAAAAACTCTATCTAAACAAGCTTGGAAGATGCTCAGTTGAAGATATAACCTGGTTGTCTCGCCTATCTCATTTGGAGATACTTTATATGAATGGGATTTCACTAGCCAAAGCAGACCATTGGGTTGATGCAATCCTAAGTCTCCAAAACCTAACATTTTTGAGTTTAGATGGATGTGACCTCTCACAGGTCACACATCCATATTCTTTTTCCTCATCTCATGTcaactcttcttcttcttcttcatcatcatcatctaataTTCGTTACCTTGATCTCCGAAACAACAATCTTAACTCATCCACGTATCTTTGGTTGTACCCATTAACTACCAACAACCTTTATACTCTTGATCTTTCTGGAAACAAGTTGGATCAAATACCAACATATCTTGGCAATCTGTGTAATTTGACAAGATTATTTTTCGACAACAACTCTGCACTTGTCACATTTTCTGATTTCCTGAAAACCTTGTCTGGCGGATGCACATCTAGCGCATTATATCACTTGAACGCTTCAAGTAGCCAATTTACAGGGTCAATATCCGATGACATTCAAAACTTTTTATCTCTAGGACAATTGTACCTTGCTCATAATCAGTTAAATGGAACTATAAGTGATAAAATGAGGGAACTGCCAATGCTTCAAAGACTAGACATTTCTTCCAACTCTTTAAGAGGTACCGTTATTGAAAAGCTTGGAAAGTCAAGGCTTAAGTACATAAATTTCTCTGTTAACAACTTCAGCGGGAAAGCCTCGGATTTGTTATCAGCCTTTAATGGTTCATCGGTATTAGATTTGAGCTCCAACAACTTTTATGGTCTAGTAACCAAGGTTTCTTCTACTTTGAATGTATTAAATCTTTCCCAAAACAAATTCTATGGAGGAATCTCCTTTCTGTGTCAAACTGTTGACTGGCATTTAAATTATCTTGATCTCTCGTACAACTCGTTCTATGGACAAATTCCAGACTGTTTGTGGCATTTGAAAGAACTAAAAGTTTTAAATCTAGCACACAACAATCTATTTGGAAGGCTTCCTGCATCTATTGAATATTTGATTCAACTTGAGGTGTTGTATTTATACAACAACAACTTCTCGGGAGAAGTGCCTTTATCCTTGAGGAATTTCACCAAGTTAGCCTTTTTGGATTTGGGGGCCAACAAATTTTCAAATAACATGCCGGATTGGATTGGTGAAAACTTATTAGGATTGTATGTTCTTAGCCTTGGTTCCAATGACTTTTTTGGACCCATTCCTTCACAATTTTGTCAACTTGctaatcttcaaattcttgACTTGTCAGCAAACAATCTCAATGGAACCATCCCCTCCTGTATTAATAATCTTACTTCGATGGTTCAACGAGGATCCTTATCGGCacataacatacatatatatgagatTTTTGAGACTGGTAGTTCCTATGAAACGGATGATTATACAGACCGTGCGATTGTCCAGTGGCAAGGGATTAGACGTGAATTCATGACTAACACTCTTCGATTGTTAAAAATGATTGATCTATCAAGCAACAATCTAAAAGGACAAATCCCTAATAAGGTAACCGATCTTCATGGGTTGGTTGCACTCAACTTATCCAAGAACGCCTTATGTGGGGAGATTCCACATAAAATTGGTGAGATGAATGACCTTTTGACGTTGGATATATCAAGAAACCATTTCTCAGGAGGGATACCATCGAGCATATCTGAGATGACTTTATTAAATTTTCTAAACGTGTCATACAATAACTTGTCTGGAAGAATTCCATCCGGCACTCAGCTCCAGACCTTTAATGCTACAAGCTACACAGGAAATGCAAAATTGTGTGGACTTCCCCTGTCTAAATATTGTCCCGGAGATAAAGAATTACGAGTACCATCCCCCATTGGTGAGAGCGACAAAGATGAATCTGACAGACGGTTTTATATTGGCGGGGCCGTTGGTTTTGCTATCGGATTTTGGACCGTGTGTGTCACTTTACTTGTCATCCGCCGTGGAAGACATACGTTCTTTCACTTTATGGATACCTTGGAAAACTTGGTTTATGTGAAGGTGTTGGTGTTCAAAGCAAAATTTTAA